TTCTCTTCATAGCTCTCTAAATGGTAGACTTCGTCGGGTTTATTCTTCTGTTTAACAACCAGATCCTCTCCCAGCCGGGCAAATTCTGACTGACCACCCAAATTTAACTGAAAACGATACCCGTCATCCAGATCGGTGACCCCTTTGAACTGAATTTTAAAGGGCGTCACCTTGTATTTATACAGGCGTATTTTGGCGGCAGGCGGCGGATAGACTGTCGCGTCGGCGGGATTCGTCAGCCACTGCTTGCTTAAGGCATCAAATTCTTCCAGATTGGAATACCCGTCGCCGTCGGGATCAGCCATGGCATCATCGGGATCAAAGGGATTCAACCCAAACTCCTGCTCCCGCTTATCAGGAATGCCGTCCCCGTCATTATCCACCAGCGAAGTATCTTCGTCGGGCTGCTCCTGCTCACAATAGGGACATTTTTTTGTACCGTAGGGAATAGGACGCTGGCACGACTCATTGACACACCATACGCGCAGCTCGCTCACAAACAGGCGGTTGGATGCGGCATCCACCGTATAGGGATTCTGAACACGCAACTGCTCTTCCTGCCAGCGAGCGGAGTCAATCACTGCAGCGGTGGCACGTCCTGAGCTATTTCCGGCGAAAACGGCATTCATTACGGCCTCTTCGCGGGTTGACTGAACCTGTCGCATCAGAAACAAACTGACACCGGTCAACAGCAGCAAGGCGGCAACCGCAAGGGCCTTGTCGATATTCGCTTTCAAAGCCATTAGGACTGTTCTCCTGATGCATTCTTTTCTTCATCCGCTTTTTTTAAGCGATAAACAATCACATCGGCCACCACACTTACCGGTTCGCGACCGGATACCACTCTCGCATCCCGATCCGGCAGATCAATTTTCATCATTGCGGCGTTTTTCACATTCACACCGCCCATAGCCCGCATTTTTTCCTCGCGCAGCTTGTCAAATGAAATGGGCATATGCGGGGACAGTTCGCTGTTCAATTCGATGGAGTGAATAACGATAAACAGGCTGGAACGGGAAAAGGCATTTAATACATTCCAAACCGCGTTATCTCTGGCTTCAAAAGATATTTTGTACCGTTCAGCCACATAAAGATCTGTTTCTGAAGCAAATTCACCCTCCGCCCTCTTATCGTCCTCCTTCGGATCAGGCCGTCTGCGACGGCGTTTTTTCTCCGGAGCAGCGGCCTTTCGCTTCTCTTTCTCAAAAACCTCACGCTCAATGTTGATCAGCTTGGATATTTTGGCGTCAAAAAGCATCTGCCCCAGTTCGTAAATCGTTTCCAGCTGAACCGTCAGGCGTGGAATATCATTGGTCAGCGGCACCGCGCCCTCAATATATTCTTTAAATCCAAAGGCAAAATTGACAGGCAATCCCACCTTGTTTTTTGCCGCACTGTCCCACAGTTCTGTCATCTTTCCTTCCACCAGCGGCGGGAACTCGGCCCGCTCTAAATACATGGGCTCCACCTGCTGCGCGACCAGTTCATCAATCCATGACTGGCTCAACTGGTTTAATTCATCCAGGTTATCCCGCATAATATCGACATTGGCCGATGAGGGATAGGGAGTCCGTCCCGTTAAACGCTGATACTGCTCCCGGGCACTCACCAGTTCGTCGCCTATGACCGATTCCTTCTGAAACATTAAAAAGGCATATACCGCAGCGACAACACAACCGATTTCCAGCAGTGTAAGCAGTATGATAAAGCCGATGTTTGTCTTAAAATTCATTGATAAATCGGTTGCTCCAACACGACACGTATTTCGAATTCACGCAGATAATCGTCAGGTTTTGGCGACGGCTGCCGTTTGATTTCTGTCGCATCACCAAATAAATCCGATGCCCGTAATGCATCCCGTAAAATAATTATCGGCTCTGCCGTAGCGACTTTGTCCAAATACCCGACCCCGCTTACATCCAGCTTGGTAATGGCCTTGCGTTCCGGATCCCGCTTCTTTTCCGGCGGAATCACCTCGGTTACCGCCTTCACCCGTGTCACCCACATCCCGTCGGGCATGGCATGACGTATTTCATCCAGCAGTCGAATCCAAAAATCTCGCGATGTCCCCAGCTCACCCAGTGTGGCCAACCGCTGAACAACCTGCTGCGCCTGTCCTTCCAGTTTTTTTATTCCGCGATCCATGGCTGATAAACGGCGTACTTCTCCGCTGAGCTCCTCCAGCTGTGCCGTATGCATACGTGATATCACCTGAAAATAGGAGCCCACGCTGAGAATGGTTAGCAGCAGAGCGACCAATGCGATGATATATACCGGACGTTTTTTTCGATTTTTCCGTTCCTGTTTGACCTGGTCGGGAATCAAATCCATTTCTATGGGACAAGAATGACTTGCCCGCAGTGCCAATCCTACATTGTTGCCCAGAACATGGATATTTGCACAAATATCGTCAGACGAAATACTTTCGGCCACAGAGACATTGCAGAAGGGATTGATGTAATCCACCGCAATATCCAGCTTGTCCTTCAGGAACGTATCTGTATGCGGAATAATCGATGATCCGCCGGAAAGGAGTACAATCACAGGTTTTCCGCCGCCCTGCTGACTGCGATAAAAATTTATAGAGCGATTCAGTTCGGCATGCAGCCGTGTCATGACCAGACGCACGGTCTTGGATACAGTATCCGCGACCTTACTGGCCGGCCCATCGAACGCTCCGCCAAATGCTACAAAGGCATGCGCTATTTTCATCTGTTCCGCGTCTGGGAACGACATGTCAAATTCGCGCATGAGCTGCTGCGTAATGGTGTTGCCCGCCACAGGTATACTGCGAATGAAAAAATGCCCTTTTTCAACAAAAATTAAATCTGTGGCACGTGCCCCTATATCGACAATCAGGGTGCACTGTTCGGATTCGATCTGATTATATCGTGCACTGTTAAATAAGGCCAGCGGCGCCACATCGATGATAATGGGCTTCAGTCCACAAGTTGCCAGACAATCGGCAATGTCTTCCACCAGTTCCGACTTCACCGCCGCAATCATGACATCCAGCTCTTCAGTTTGTCCCAGCGGCTGATAATCCCAGATCACTTCATCAATGGGAAAGGGCACATTCTCCTGCGCCTCCATCGCCACCAGCTGATCCAGTTTTTCACCCTGGACAACAGGCAGTTTGACAAAACGCGTGAATACCGACTGACCTGGAATGCTGACATAAATGGAGCCGGACTTTAATCCCCATTCTGCAACCATCTCCCGCAAACTGTTGACTAAATAGGCCGGACGATCTTCTTCTGACTGTAAATCCATGCCCAGACTGCGCACCAGATAACGGGAGATTTCCAGGCCGCCCCCTTTGATTACATCGAATTCGGCCAGCTTCAGCTGTGCCGATCCGATATCCAGGGTCAGTATCTTCTGTACAGCGGCCATGATTTTTCCCGTTATTTCGCACTCGGGGTGATCAGCTCATAATCGTCGCTGTTCAACCAGGCAAAGGGGGTCTGCAAACGATTGAATAACAGATCTGAAACGGGTGGCAACGGTTTCCAACGCGGCGGCGTCTCTTCCGTGGCAACACGAACAACCCGCGCAGCGACTGTGGTGGAAAATTCCACATATACGTCCCTGGGGGCTCCATAACGAGCAAGAACCACAGGCGGTATATACGCCACCGCAATGTGTTTTCCCTTGGAAATCATGCTGTACGTCGTAGACAGCGTCAGCATTTTGTAGGGCGGCGTGCTTTCGCTGTCATTAAGCAGAACAAAGAAATTTACGGTTAGCTGATCCAGCCAGGTCGGAGACGTCTGATATAAAACAGATAATTCCAGCCATTGCTGGGTGCCTTTGGCGATTTGCGGAGACGACGGCGTACGTGTAACTTTGTATTCGGGGGAATATAGCTTTGTCTGCTTTACTTTGCTGAGGCGAAGAACATCCTTCTGGGCGTTTGCATGGCCTACGCACAAGAACACTATAACGAACATCCACACCAAACGTCGTATACCCATCGTCAAAACCCCATCTATTAATGCATTAGTGAGTAAATATATGGTCAATATCTATATCGGTCGGAATAGACAACGTCAACAGAACGTTCAAAAAAAATAAGACGCTTTTCTATTTTATCAAAACGATTTACTTCGGGTGGATTTCCGACAAAAATGCCTGGCGAATGGTCGCTGGAGTAACCTTGCCTTCTATCACCGGCGGCAACCCGGATTCATTCCAATCCACCCCCTGCGGACCGCGCAGCCGCCCGTCGGTTAGCAGCATCGCCCCCCCGTTGAGCAATGGAATGAGCTGCTGGGTTAATCCCTTGCCATAGGTGGTCTCACCCAGTGAAACGGCTTTCCCGTTTTTAACCAGGGCCGCGATAAACACCTCCGCCGCACTGGCGGTTTGGCCGTTCTGCAACAGAACAATCCGTCCATGCCAAAGGGCACTGGTTTCGCTGACATATCGCTCGGTATGTCCCCGCTTTTCCACCTCCAGCATCGACATATCGGCATCCAGGAAAATACGTGCCGCATCTACGGCTTCATACAATCCGCCACCCGCATTATTGCGCAGATCAATAATCAGCTGTTCCCGCCCATCCAGCGACTTGATGGCCTGCCGCAGCTCTCCCGGAGTGGACGGAGCGAAGGTAAACAGCCGAATCATCGGAATCCCGTCAATGGTTGTTCGCCGGATGGTCTGCAAAGCAATCTCCTGACGCTGCATTGTCGCGGATTTGACGTCCCGCCCCCCTTCTCTACGCCAGCTTAGCGTTACTTCGGTTCCGACGTCCCCGCGTATGCGGGAGGCCGCTGATAAGGCAGAATACCCGTCAACCGATATCCCGCCGACGGTCAACAAATGATCTCCCGCAAAAATGCCCGCTTTTTCTGCCGGTGAACCGGGATACGGAACCAGAATCAATGCGCTGTCCAGCTCCTGAATTTCCAGCCCTATGCCACCATAATATGTGGCATAGATATCCTGAATCTGCTTGTATTCGTCCGAGGGCAAATAACGGGAATAACGATCCTGGTGCGACAGCAGCCCCTGCAGGGACTGTTCCGTCAGGACTGCAATGCTGTTGGATTCAACACCCTGATCTGCAATGATTTGAAGCGCACCAAAATAGGCAAGCATGGCATCATTTGACGTCCATCCCGCTCTGGCCGGCAGCAGCAGTGCGCAAAACACGAAGCAGACTCCGCTAAACCAAAAGACACGGTGCGAGCATGTTTTATTCATAGGAAAACATTAACCCGTCCTACAACGTAGTCAGCAGGGAATAGCGCTCCAGCAGCAGACCCACTTCCTGGTTCAGGGCATCAATCTGCCGTTCTTTTTCCCCGATGAGCATGGAACTGTCTCCGTTCACCGACTGAATGCGCGAAGCCATGACGGCCAGCTCTGATTCCAGTGCCTCTTTCTGATCCGTAACAGCCAGCCCTTCGGATTCCAGCGCGGCGCATTGCGTCTGCAAGGCTTCTACGCGCGACTGCAAGTCGTTGAGCTGCTCCCGCTGTTCCCGCACCTTGGCACGCAGGGCATCCCTATCCGTCGCCAGCCGGCCGGCTTTTGCTTCCTCTTCAACCGACATGCCTTCTACTTCTCCCAACCGCTGCGCCCGTTCATCCACGCGCTTCTGATAGCCGTCTTCCCCTGTGGCAATATAGCCGATTAATCCACCTGAATGCGGATCATTGGTGACACATCCCGTCGACAAAAGGACACAACACAGCAAAACAATAGGACAACACTTCATACCCGTTTCCTTTCCTTACATTGCATTATGCCGAGGCACGGTTGCTGAGCGATGCCAATTGCATGGTGCTCTGTTCCAGCTGTGCTTTTTGTTTTTCCAGATTAGCAATCTGCTCTTCCAGCACGGCCAACTGTTTTCCGCCACCACCCTTTTGCTCCTGTGCCAGCACTTGGCGCTGTACGGCGATTTCGTCACTGAGCGCATCGAGCTGTTGCTGTGCTTCCGTCTGCCGGATTTTCAGTGTTTCCTTCAACGAGGCAAACGCTGACGCATCATCCTTCGTCACTTCGGCCGTCGCCTGCAGACGATTCAATTCATCCCGCAAAGACGCCACTTCCGCAGTTAGCGATTCGTTATAGGATTTTGCATCCACATAACGCTGATACGCTTCATCAATGCAGGCATTAAGGTAATCCTCCTGACTGGCAAAATCCGCTTTGCGATTGGCGACATGGGTTCCATAAGCACCTCCGGCCGCTGCACCCAGTGCCCCGCCAATTAATGCACCTGCCGCAGGATTATCCAGCTGATTTCCGATGATGGCTCCCGCCACGGCACCAAGTATCGCGCCGAACCCGGCACCCTGCGCCTGTGTCTGCTGCTTATCGGACATCGTGCTGCTGCATCCTGTAAGCATGATGGGTACAATCAACAAGGTACATAGCATTTTTTTCATCGTTGTTCTCCTTTTGTTGCGGCTTAAAAACCTGTTAGCTGCGCCTGCCATTCATCCATATTTAAACGATGCGTCTGCGCATATTCCGTGTATTGCTCAAAGACCAGCCGGTTTACCTTTATTTGATCGGTAAGCCCCAGTTCAATGAGATATTTTTCGTACATATCAAAGCCGGTTTTTACTTTTTCAGGTGCAATCTTGGCCAGCTCGCCCATAATAACCCCGTACTGCGCCGTTGCATCGTCGATGTTGGCCAGCAGATTGCGATGCCGTGCTTCATATACCGCAATATCTGCCGTTCGGCCGGTCTGCTTGCTGATCTCGATAACCCGCTCACTGGCGGGAATCTTCTTCAGTTCACCCCGAAGAAAAAAGGCGGTAAACGATGCCATACGCACCCATGCCGATGCCGAATCGGTTTCGGCTTTTAAGATCACCGACTGCATATCACCAAAGGAGGCATTCAGTAAACCCAGTTGATCCATCGCCTCCGGCGGCGTCGACGGATTATCCTTCAGCAAATCGGACAATTGTTTCAGACTTTTCAGGGCATCATCCATTGAAAAACTGGTTTTCTGAGCGATGGGAGCCGTGGACTGGGCTGCTGTCGAAGGAATATTCCGGGTCTGACGATAGGACTCCCATGCATCCGACAGCTTGGCAGCCGTTGCACTCCCGGCAAAAACGGGCACGGACAACACTAATCGGAACCCCAGCTCTTTCTGACGCGCTGCCTCGCCAGTATTGCGATAAAAGGGTTGCTCTACCCGCTGTGAGGCACGCATACTCTTGCCCGGTGTACGAAAATTCCCGCCTCGGGCGGTAAATCCGCCGATACGCCCCTGATAATATTCGATCTGATACGGCGAAACCGTCATCTCCGACACGTTGCCCAGCATGTCATAAAGCCCCAGTGGGTTAGCAGATAACAAACCGCATTTCTTTAGCTTGTCATGGGATGATTTGGGGCCGGAAAACCATTCATATCGCCCAAGCCCCTTGCTATACGGATGTTTTTTATCAAACACCGCCGGCGTCACCTGACTCCCGCCTCGGGCCGCAAACTCCCACTCCTGCTCTGTGGGCAGACGTAAATAGGCCGGCGATTCATCCAGCATAGGCAGCTTGTCACGAGCCTGTTCATAGAGCCATACATTATAGCGATTTACAAAAGCCTGCACATCAAACCAGCTTACATTGCTGGCCGCTTCGCACGGATCCCCTTCCAGCACCGGAGTCATGAGGCGATTGTACTGCCCCTTGGTGACTTCGTACTTCCCCATGTAATAAAGCCAGTCCTGCTTCCCATCTTTTTCCCCAATAAATGATCCACCCAGCACCGCCACCGTCGGGTACTCCTTGTATCCTCCCGCCGCACGGTCGCCCATTTTAAACTCTTTCATTCCAAACGGGTCATCCCCTACACCCAGATATACAGGACGAAAAACCATCGACCCTCCATCAGGCATCGGCAGAACGAGATCGTCTGCCGCCGGTTTCGGATTGTCTGGATCCTTCTCCGCCGCCTTCAGTCCCGCTGTGAGCACCATTAAACAGGTCAATACACACAGTATGTATTTTCGCATAACTTCCTCCTCCAAATATTGTGGCAAAGGACATTCAAAAAACAACAAAAAAATTCCAATCATTAGGGTGACAGCAAGAGTGAGCGGTTCATATTTAACTGTACAAAAATGCAATGAATTGATGGATGGGTGCCCCAAAAAATGAACAGTCAACCATTGTTCCATGGGGAAAATCTACAACGAGGCGGTCTGATATTTATATCCGTAGTGGTTATGAAATCCAAATGCTCGCTCCTGATGGCTGGTCTTCCAATAAAATGCGCGGACAACGCGACAAGCTCGCTGCCGAGGAAGCCGAACAGCTGGATGAAACCGCCACGTCGCCCAAAGTCATCGACGTATCGGAACACAAGACGCGGCGCATCCCCTCCAAAAAATGGCGCGAACTCATAAATGTGGCAGCAAGGCGTGCGCGTGATGCCATCTCGTGCGCCACCAGCA
Above is a genomic segment from Spartobacteria bacterium containing:
- the pilM gene encoding type IV pilus assembly protein PilM, translated to MAAVQKILTLDIGSAQLKLAEFDVIKGGGLEISRYLVRSLGMDLQSEEDRPAYLVNSLREMVAEWGLKSGSIYVSIPGQSVFTRFVKLPVVQGEKLDQLVAMEAQENVPFPIDEVIWDYQPLGQTEELDVMIAAVKSELVEDIADCLATCGLKPIIIDVAPLALFNSARYNQIESEQCTLIVDIGARATDLIFVEKGHFFIRSIPVAGNTITQQLMREFDMSFPDAEQMKIAHAFVAFGGAFDGPASKVADTVSKTVRLVMTRLHAELNRSINFYRSQQGGGKPVIVLLSGGSSIIPHTDTFLKDKLDIAVDYINPFCNVSVAESISSDDICANIHVLGNNVGLALRASHSCPIEMDLIPDQVKQERKNRKKRPVYIIALVALLLTILSVGSYFQVISRMHTAQLEELSGEVRRLSAMDRGIKKLEGQAQQVVQRLATLGELGTSRDFWIRLLDEIRHAMPDGMWVTRVKAVTEVIPPEKKRDPERKAITKLDVSGVGYLDKVATAEPIIILRDALRASDLFGDATEIKRQPSPKPDDYLREFEIRVVLEQPIYQ
- a CDS encoding PDZ domain-containing protein, whose translation is MNKTCSHRVFWFSGVCFVFCALLLPARAGWTSNDAMLAYFGALQIIADQGVESNSIAVLTEQSLQGLLSHQDRYSRYLPSDEYKQIQDIYATYYGGIGLEIQELDSALILVPYPGSPAEKAGIFAGDHLLTVGGISVDGYSALSAASRIRGDVGTEVTLSWRREGGRDVKSATMQRQEIALQTIRRTTIDGIPMIRLFTFAPSTPGELRQAIKSLDGREQLIIDLRNNAGGGLYEAVDAARIFLDADMSMLEVEKRGHTERYVSETSALWHGRIVLLQNGQTASAAEVFIAALVKNGKAVSLGETTYGKGLTQQLIPLLNGGAMLLTDGRLRGPQGVDWNESGLPPVIEGKVTPATIRQAFLSEIHPK
- a CDS encoding glycine zipper 2TM domain-containing protein, which produces MAGAANRFLSRNKRRTTMKKMLCTLLIVPIMLTGCSSTMSDKQQTQAQGAGFGAILGAVAGAIIGNQLDNPAAGALIGGALGAAAGGAYGTHVANRKADFASQEDYLNACIDEAYQRYVDAKSYNESLTAEVASLRDELNRLQATAEVTKDDASAFASLKETLKIRQTEAQQQLDALSDEIAVQRQVLAQEQKGGGGKQLAVLEEQIANLEKQKAQLEQSTMQLASLSNRASA